The genomic segment CTTCAGCTGCGCCATTTTACATAATGAATGCAGAGGCTTTTGATGTGTTTGCCTGGTAGGGGATGAACGCACCACGGGAGGAGCCGATGGAGGGCCTGCTGTTCTTATCTTTTTGCCATGTAATAGTCAGAAGTGTAGGCTTTATTAAGACTGAATGGTAATAATGTGGCGTGCTGTAAATGGCAGACCTTTGCTACCCTGATGAATCTTTTGAAATTCATGAGAAAAGTTGCATTTATCCAGGATATGTTCATTGTTATTGTGACATTTCAGTGCATTTCTCTGTAAATCCCACCTAAAGCTAATTTAGGATTTTCTCACACAACTGTTGGAACAGTACCAATTTCTATTAATCTGCTAATTAGTTCATTCATTATCTGGTATTAGATGAACCATCTCAGGGGCCTTTCACAGGAACAAACAGGTACATTGCTGAATTAataaaacagcatgaaaaaaaccccacacagcACAGCCCTTTAGTAAAAATTACAAATCCAGAGTATCCAGAGTACTTATTATAGAGGAAGAAGTCTTCAATTTATTTGTATATTAAAAGCTGGATTATTGTTACCTGAAAACAAAGAGCATATTAATGATGCAGATGATTTCGAAGGAGCTTCAGGTAACTGATCTGCATACAGGAGAGTAGTTTCGTTTGTCGTGTTTTCCTCCCTTCACACTGTTTCTTCGTGAGTATTTCCTTCCCACTGCCccaccaaagcgcttgctcatatggggggtcatctgattgtttggGATTCTCTGCTTTCTCTGTATAATTGTACGGTCTCtactttataatataaagcgccttgaggcaaattgaattgaattactgTAAAGCAATGCATCACACGGACCAGTAGTTAAGTAGATACTGATTAAACAAATGATCACCAGCTCTCAGTCCAAGTGTATACAATCAGCAGTGCTACTTTTATTGTTATAGTGTAATTTGTCAAGTGGACTAATGTGTCTATAAAACTCTACTGCGCAATGAATAGTAAACACTGAGTTTTGCTTTAAAACATGCCACAAAAGGTTTAGTTTCTCACATTTAATCCAAGTGCATAAAGAAATGTAGTTAAACCTGAGAAAATTTCATGCTTAATTTTGTGGCGCACACAATCTTTTCATTCTCCCCTTTGTGTATTAAAATCAAACTCTCCTATCTCTTCTCGGTTAAGCTATCTGCACACGTTGCTGTGGAGCAGTTGCACCTTGACTTCTCGGTGTAGTTGAACATTAGTCACATAAAGCATGGTGTGAGTAACACATTTATAACCGAGCGCACTTTCAGACCGCAGCCAAAGACACTGGTGTGTTTTGGGCATTTTACAGTGGGACCTTTGTGCTTAACCTTTGTGCTATATGAAGACTGAAACACTGTTTGTGCCCAGCTTAGCGacacattaaacaaatgaaCAGCCGTGATTCAATTTTTAGAGCTCTGCACAGATGACAGCcgagttctttcttttttgtgactaaagcataaaaagctGTTGTTTCAGTTAAACTGTTACTTGTTGAGAAAAATCTCTGTGAAAAATGAATCTAAAATGGAACAGAGGAGTaagaagtttttttgtttttttttaattccatcTGTGTGTAAAGAAGGGTTTACTTATGATTCAACCTAATCTACACTTGTGTTCTGCGGTGCTGTTCGTTCTCCAGATCCACCCTGGACAGAGACCGTGATTGCCGGCGTAATCAGCAAAAGGTGCCAGTATCACAGATGCTGTCTCTCAGCTAATTGCATGAAGGCACGGCGGTGCACGAGGCGCAGGTGCTCGTTCTTTTCGTGAAGTCACTTAAGTGCGGTTTGCCTCCTTGTGTATGCTGGAACTTCTGAGCAAATATTTTCCGAGCTCTGTTGTCTCCCATTTAAACAGCATCGAGGATAAAagagacaacaaaaaaaataggaaatgtGGAAGCAAGGCAGCAATACAGCAAAATACTACTTTATTTATCTGCAAGGCACAGCTGCTCCTCGGGATCATGTTCCAATGTAACTACAGCAGAcaaatttgagtttaaaaaacaaaacccccccccaaaaaacaaaaaaacaaaaacagtgcttAGATTCGTTTTCTCTCACACTTCAGCAGATATGACTCCATTTTAACCAGCTTAGTGTTACAATGTTCACAGTAAGACATGCTTATTACGTTGTCTTTGGTTAGAATTTCTGCAACGTGGATGTCAGTTGCAGGTCTGTTACCTCTTTGGAAAGGATTGTTTCAACATGTGAAGGACAAAGGacgaaaagaaagagaaaaaagtgggcACTGAAAATTAGACAAAGAGAATAAAGCTGAAATTCTCCTACATAAGCCAACATGATTTATTTAGAACAGAGAAACTTTGTAACATTTCCCTCCACTACCCACCACTACTAAAATCCCCGAAGACAAACTAGTGTACACATCTGGCTCTTGGCCATGTTCCCGTGCCCGCACTGTCAGCAGGCATTCTGGGATTGGGTTCCTGCACACAGTCTTTGTGTATCCTCTGACTGCCACGAGCGCCAAGCCCCTGAGTCACGTTGGTGACGTCCACCAGCTCCCGCCTCTCGGACAGGGCGGTCACCATGTGTTCCAGCTTGGAGCGGATGGTTGTGTAGTGGTTCTGGCGCTCTTTGGTCAGCTTGCGGAAGCAGTCCTTTAAAGTGGTGTCTGGAGCTGCCTGGGTGGGCACGGGCTGTCTGGAAGACACCAAGTGGGGAGAGGTGTCCTGGCTCGGCCCTGTGCTTATTTGAGTAATGATGCTGAGATGCTGTGGGAGCTGCAGGTCGGTCTGGCTTTCAGCCTCCGTCACCGACCGCTTCGTCTGAGTCGACACGTGGCAGGTGCTGGGGGTCTCTGTCCCTTTTTCCGCCTGCTGCTCTGCAGAGAAATGCGGAGTCGTGCTGCCAGCAAGGATCTCCTCCTGAACGTGCTGCCGCTCCATCCAGTCGTCGTTTAGAGTCGAAGTGTCAGACTCCGGGCTGGCTTTATGTGGAGATGCGGGGTCACAAGGTAGCTGCAGTGCTAGCGTTTGTGGCTTACGGCTGGGCGTGCTTGTCAGACACGCTGGCCTCTCACTACgcaggtgaggggaggaagcaACTGAGTGTTTGAGGTGCTCAAAGATGCCGCTGTTGCGGACACTTGGAGGTCCATGAGTGTTTATGGGTAGAGACTGGGCATATAGGATACGAAACTCCTCGTCAAATTTCTCCGTTATCTGACCAGAAAGCTCAATCAGGTTGCTGCTGTTTAGTTTGCCATCAGTCCAGTTGAACCTGAATTGAATTTTAAGCACATATAGCTGAAGGTAAGAAGCAGACCGAGCAAGACGGATGCATAACCTTACAATCTAATAAATCAGGAGGGCACGATGGCTAGCGGGCTCTTACCTGTACGAACCTGTAGCCACTCTGTTTCCATCAACCAGCATGAACCTCTCGTGAACTTCACCCGTAATCCTCGCTCCGGATCTCATGTAATAAGTTGTGCCGGTTATAGTTCGCACCCTCATTTGCTGCAAAAGATTAGGGacgtgttttttgtttttttttaatgccatcTGATGCTCATGTTGTGCACACAGAGCCATGCTCGTCTTAAACGAACCAGCTACATACCCGAAGGTCATCCAGGCGAACGTTGACATTTTTGCACATCTTGAGGAAAGCGGGCGCGCACGACTGGTCCAGCAGGATGTAGACAGGGACTCTGCGCTGGGAGCAGGCCTCCTGAAGGTCCTTAAAGATATCCAGGTCTGTCAGGGAGTCTGTAACTATGGCAATCACCTGCAGTGGAAAATTACAGAGGTAATATAATAGAATTCTTTTTTCGGTGGGCCACAGCCGTGCTCTCGCAGATGTAGCACATGATtgtgttttcattattatcaaatACAAGGCCCTATTCAAACAGAGCCGTGAATCTCTGTCTGACACACTCCCTGTAATGTGTGTGCTGATGAGCTTTCTATTGACTGTGGTCTGTTACCATGGCAATCGGCAGTAACGCTTGGTCAGCAAACAAATGACTTTTATACAGGAGACAAGTAGGTGCACTGTAGGGTTTGCCTCCATTTTCCCCAGCTTTGTTTTGCACCCAGATTTCTCCTTTTTCACGAGGAGGAATGGAATTTGACACGCTGCGGTAAAGGTTGCATGTCGAGGATTAGACACGGACGTTTACATATCTTAGATTTATCGCTTCAAACTGGTGTTTTATCCACACGCAGCTTTGTCATTTGCACCACGCCTTATTTGGAtgatgtttgtgtgcgtgtgtgctttGGGTTGGGGGATGCTTGTTTTTAAGAGGCAGCATAGAAGCAGAGTTAAAATTCATAGAAACTCAGGAATGGGGCCGTTCCTTTGAGATGACCTCCAGCAGTGCATGCTCACTGTGTGCCGTTACAATCGGTGGCCTTCTTTGTACAATAAAGACATTGTGCAGTGAGTGGTGTAACAttacaaaagaacaaacaaTCTTACAGCTCGACCAGGattagaatatttttataagGATTGGCCTGGCTGTCGGCACATAACATGCACAACACCACCGTTAAGCTCTGAACCTGGGAGAAAATCCAGTGTTTGAAAACATTTCTAGCGAAAGAGGGAATGGAGATGAGCGAAGCAAGTCGAGGCACATCTGGTACGCAGGTTCTACACAGGCCTGAGGTGCTACAAACTCCCTCTCCTCGTGCTGGAATGTCTCTTTTCAAAACCAGAGGCTGTACTGACAGCTCCCGCCAGGAACATCACATTAAATATtcatgctttgtttttgtttgttgcatcccccccccctccctttaAGGTTGGTGATTTCTTCTAATCCAGATTTCAAAGCACGAACTTCTAAAATTCAAAGTGATCAAGGGAGTTCCATGTGGACAATGGAGCCTTTATGGAGCCTTTTTTTACATTCCCCCTCCAGAAATGATGCAAAAAAAGTGTCTACATATACTGGCTTACTGACTGTGTGGTTGTTGTGGTGGTGATGAGGGGGGATAAGGCCTAGGTGATAAATGTCACCtgacaaaaccaaaataaaagtcCTGTTTTAGGATAACGCACAAATAAGAGATACTGTAGGGGTTAGAGGACTATTACAAAGGACTAAGCAAACTTGTGAATATCACATTTCAGTGTGATACAGTATACGCATTAAAGGACAGTTTATTTTAAGGGCATGAAAAATAGAATGAATGACAGCAGAtaagtgtgtgtgcgcgcgcgcgtgtgcgtACCTCTCTGGCACTTTTAATCATGCGCCTTGCAGCCTCCTTGCAGCTGTAAATGCATTCGCCGTAGCTGGGCTGGAAGTGCGCCACGGCCCGCGTCACTCCCCGGTAGGAGCCCGCTGTGAAGGCGGGCCATCCGAGCTCCAGGAGCGGCGGCTCCACGTCTGACACCTCTGGGAAATAAGTGACCGAGGAGCAGTCCAGGGTGCTACTGAGCGACTGCTCGAGCGCCTGTTCCTCCCCGTGGAAAGACGAGCACCGCGGTGGCACGGCGGCGCTCCTGATCTGTTGGATCTCATCGTCCGACAGAAAGTTGGGAATCCTCTCTCTCACGAGAAAGTCCAGAAACTTATCAAGACCCCCGGACAGCAGCTCCTCCAGAGCCAGCCGGTGCCTCTCATTGTACACTTCCTGTAGGTTCAGCTCGTCTGTCCCGCGAGGTTTTGGACCAAACCTCAGAGGTGAGTCGTCCAGGCACTGAGACAGGGCCATCACCGCGTCTCCCGCTTCCTTTTAtctgaaacacacagcagcGGGCAGGTAACGCTTTGACCTGCAGGAAGGAAATTTGTATTTTGTTGCTTCCCTCCGTTCGTGCTCGACGTGGATCCGCATTGGCTGCGCGGTGGTTGTCAAACCAGAGCGGCGTCACCAGACTCGCCGAGCCAGGCTGTCAGTGTAATGTAAAGGTTGTCTCATTGGCTCATTTGGAGGAAAACAAGCCTCCTGTACGTCCCTCCGCTACCCTGATCCGGTTACACCGCAGATAGCAGGGATCACCAGAGGTCCCACTCCTACGCTTTTTCGTGATATTGTGTCTCTGAGGATTCATTTAGCTCGTAGTTcaacgtttgtttgttttttaaataaaaacccagtttattaagaaaataaaaataaaaatgcagactcTCTGACTTTAGATGGAAGTAAAAACGCAGGAAGCAGTGTACTCATCTGTCACAGTGAAACTCAAGATTAGGACAATATACcaaaatctatttaattatagTAATATTTCACATAAACTTTAAAGTCTACATATTTATGGAGTGATGCAGTTAAGGGGAAAAAATCGCAGAAAAATATGcctatacttttttttaacctggtAAGCCGGTATAACCAGAAGAGAAGCAGATCCACCAAGTTCCACCAGATCACAAACCGCCCACTAAAGCACACAAATACTCTCTGAACTCTAAATCAACATGTGTCTTTTAACCTTACAGCACAGCATGCACAAGTCGTATTCCTGCACACACCGGACCTGCTGGTTGagttgttttacttttttttattgcgATTCATCTTCTTGATAGattatctttgtttttcctgACTGTAGGCAACGTCTAAACCCAGTGAGGACAAACTGGGAGGGGATAGCTAATCCATGTTCCGTAAATACTGGAGGCACGCATTTGTCCTATATGTTCTGACGCTGTTTTTGTATATACTGTGGGCATCCGGCTGCAGGCACTCTACTTGTTTCATATACACATAACCTAGTTTACACATGCCTAAGAATCTGTTAGGCTACTGCAATACTTTTAAGTAGACATGTGTCCATATTGTTTGTCCAGTGGATTAGTGGATTTAGAGTGACCTTATCATACTTAATATTACCATGAACATGTCCTCGTGTATCTTTGATGCCACTTGTTGATATGCTTTCTATTTTAAGTCACGATTGCTCCCTTTTAGGTATGCTGTTTTACCATTAGCCCTTAAATTCACAGCTTTAATGTTTAACGCTCGTCCGCTTTTTTCCTGTGCGCTTTTACGCGCATGAGGCCAACAAGGTCACAAGGGTCACGGCCGCACAAcccctttttttcccttacACTGCGAATAACTACCACTCCTAATTTGAATAAAGGGAAATGTGTTCTTCAGTTTCAAGTTAAATGCAGACAAGTCCAATTAGGCTACAGTTACTGTGCGTCTGCGTAAATTGGTGTTATCACTATTATGCTTGTGCGTAACCGTCTATTTTAAGCCGGTGGTCTAATAGGTCTGTGCTTTAAATGACAATTCCCACAACGATTAATATTCATAGTAGCTCTTcaagagtatttttttttctaaagatgACAGCCATCTATTGAAAAAAGCATGTGACCTAATTAGGGTTATCTTTTGGGTGATGAAGCTCAGTGAAACGGGAGATGAATGAACTGTCAAATTCCAAATATACACAATACAACCCATCTGATCGGCCTGCTTTGTATTGTAGCTACTTATGCCATTGCAGCTACTTATAACCCGCGTGTGTTGAATGCACTGCCTTACCCCTATAACGATATACCCAAATGTGCACTGGGCTCAGTATACGTACCCTCCTCCCCCttccacacacacgcacacacacacacatccccaTCTCATCCCCGCCCCTCTCCAAAATTTTAGATGAAAGGGCTTTTGGATTTTGGATGACGCTCTGTATCACGTGTTCATAGGAAATACACTCGCTATAATTTTTTTTGGAGCAGCCTCGTCCTGCACCGCCGACCATAGTTGTTTTGCAGTCTTCATACAGTGTAGCGGAGGGGTGGAAaggtaatgtaatgtaatgtaccTTGCCGTGGTCACTGACGGGTTCACGCCAGTTCACCGGGTTCACTTGAGGAGAGCTCCCACCCCCAGCtcgcctcctcttcttctcaaAGCGCAGCGATCGGAGCTaatccaatattattcatttatatattaATGTCGGATTCCATTTTTTCCCACCGACGGCTGAGGTAAGGACACATCTTATTCATCCGAAACACGAATACGTCTCACTGGGTGACGAGGTGCGATCTCCAAAGTTGTTTACTGGAATTATGTGTCGCTATTGAATATTGAATTTTCATCTGGTGCTGTAGTGGAGGCAGTTTATATGAAGTCGCCAATGTATAAAATGGCGACAGTaggtggaggaggggggtgGAGGATTTTTTTGGGAATATTCATAAGGTTATATAGAGTGGCAGATCGCCTTTGGCAAGTCGGCTCCGAGGCGGTGTGTTGCCCCACAGCCTCGTGAATGGAGTGAAACGGGTTAACTCGTCAGTTTGTTACAGTTACAACCACGGATCCTCCGTCGGGCTCAAATTGCGCTCCTTCTCGCGCTATACAATGTGGCGTATGTGCTTATTTTATTGCACAACGCGCTCTATTTCCCCCACTGTGCTGCGAGTGTGAGTGCTTTTACTTGTGAAAGACTTCTGAACACAGTAGTGTAGCAGGCTTGtcgactgatttttttttataaaacagaaaaagaaaacagcctcCGAGTTCATAGATGTTCAAACTGTACGCCAAGTATCAATTTTCACCTATTGATCGCTCACTCGCTGCAAATTTATTTCTGTTGCCAGAGCAGAAAGGTAGGCCTGTATCTCTGTGCACAGgactctttttctttcatttccttctcttcctcctaCCAACATGTGCTGGTGCCctacacacactctctctctctctctctctcgctctccctcggtctctctcgcacacacacGATACATGTACAGTAGAGTAAGTAGAGCTTCTCTTTTGGCAGATATTTCGCAAATTGTGCACTATTAATAATGCATtgatttacatatatatatatatatatatatatatatatatatatatatatatatatatatatatatatatatatgtatatatagtgtAGTGTGAGTGTTTGCTCCTGTAGGGCACATTGTCATTTATCTGCACATAAATATTGACCCAGCTTTGAATGCCATGTGTCTGTCTCTGGCTTTAGGGGAGGGACCTCTGCGCTGACTAATGTTGCCTCTGTGAATCATTTGTGGGTCCAGTGTCCATAGCACAGGAGACAACCCCAAATTATTCAAGCAGTCAGCTAGACAGGCATGGCTCACGGGTAATTTTTGGAATGTATTTTAATTGTTTAACCATGCGAGCTTATTAGAAATGACGTTGGGTCATGGAAATGACTGCGCAACTCTTCTGCCACAGAGGTTTTCCTCAGACAGGAGGTGTTTTTTGGGGCTGTGTGGAGCACAGTCCAGTCTCCAGTGAACGTTTCTGCACTCCGATAGTTAATTTGCAGGCTGTGTGATGACCAGCAAAAACAAAGGTAAATGAGCTCTCGCTGTGCTGCTCCGGCAGACCGGGTTCAGCTTTGGCCCGgtgagttgagtgtgtgtggagGTTTTCACTCTAGCAGGACGCTTACACCGGGGGAATGTCAATTCCCTTTTGTGGATCCCTGGGAACGGTCTTCCATCTCCCTTCTCGGAACTGCTCTAATGAGGCCAGGCATATTGCCTTTCATCCCGCACTCCCTGCAATTAGGCACAGCTCATAGTTTTCGTCATGGCCACAGCGGAGTGTTTGTATACACAGACACAATGTAGTGGGCCAAGAGTGCCCACTCCCCTCCAAAAAAACAGCATCTCTGCCCATGCCATCCCTCCGTATACCTGGCATACTGTACTTTTAAGGATGTGGTGTTCTGAGTTCCAACTGCAGTCGCTGTGGatgttatgtttgtgtgtgtgcctccCACAGCTTAAAACGAATCCCGTGCCAGAGAATACCAAGGAAGGTCATATGGTCATGATTTGCAGATTTAGCTGACATGGAGTGTATAACATTCCTTGGGTTCGGAGAAGAAAATCAACTATCTAATGCCAACCAGATCTATTTCCAGCCGTTTTATACAAACAAGCATTCATGATAGCGGCATACCTCATGATCCTCACAGAGAATTCTCCAACACACAACGCCGAGTCCTATTTCTCCCACCAAAAAGGTCGGCGTTCAAAGCAGGTTCACTTTTATTTGGGTCTTTCATCctttttggttttgcttttgTCAGCGGACCAATGCCGTATCGAAGCCCGGACCGCTCAAAAGGCTCACTAAAACAGCATGTTTGCACAGTTCCAACCAAAAGAAACGTCCGTGCACTGATGGGTGGGAAAAAACCTTGGGGCTAGTGGGGAAAAAGAGCCCCTGCCACTTTTTCTGTCCCATGCAAGAAAGGTTTGGTCAGCAGGAGCTGGCATTTACCAGGCTTTGGCAGTTAGAAGAGGCTGTGATGTCAGCCATTTTAGGATGGACAGTACAATGTGCGATATGCCGCcatctttcttccttttcttcttaAGTTGCCAAATGAATGCCTGTAGTCTTGGCTACAGAACTGAAGAACTTATTCATGAAAAGTGATTCTTAAAAAGATGCATGACTCagatttttcttatttatttattttttattctcagCGCACCACCGTTTACTCGTCTGTCATTCATTTGGGTCACGGGTAGAAGGGTTGGCAGAACAATGTAGAAATTTCAACAGCGAGCGGTCATATTAACACAAAACAGGGCCATCCGAAAAAGATGCCGGCAGACAGGCAGAGCGCGGTAGGTATGTACTGTACCGCCTCGGTCACCGGGCCTCCGCACAGATTTAGCAAGATAAAAACAGTGACGGGAGGTCATTTGTGTCCCGTTCAGCTGTGATATTCCTTTCATCGGCCCGTCACACACATGAGAACAGTGCGgcagagtttctttttttttccccacaatgtgatcgagagagaggggggaaaaaaagcaaagttgtTGCTGCAGACCTCACCCAAAGTTGACTGAAAGAGACTTGAACCATGAATGGAGTTTTCAAAGATGGCTGGCGGGGCATGTGGATTAAGTTTGTCCTGCACCGGATGCAGTCCAAGGAATTCAGCACGCAcgcacgcgtgtgtgtgtgtgtgtgtgtgtcttgagGTTGGGTGGGTGTGGATGAGTgactctgctctgtgtgtgtgtggcatggTGGGCAAGGGGAAGAGAGGGGTTGCCATGGCGATGTTAACACATGAGTGGCACCACCGACTGGTCTCCCAGTGGACGAGGCTGCAGTCATGGAGGTAAGAGGGGGGGCGGTGTgcgtgaggaggaggagaaggacgTGGACGAGCTGGCTGACAACACCTGCGTCTCAGACATTCAGACACTAatacgcacacaaacacacccatgGAAAGGAAATAATCAGAGCCCACAATGGAGACTGAGACCACACACTGAAACCTCTTCATATGTCTTCAGCTGGACGGGCTGTGGAGAGACCTGTGCGCTCTATTAGCGTAGTTCTAATGACCCTGATGTCTCTGAATTGTTTTTCAGCACACGTAACGCTGGAGCTCGACACTCACGCTGGCACGCACGCACAAAGGTGTCCCCAAAACTGAGCGCTGCCCATCATTAGATGTCAGGAAAGAGCAGCGCGTCATGACGGACACCAGATACGAGCAGACACGGCGGAAACAGAACAATTCGACAGTCGGCCGCGTAAAGGCTCCCAGCACTGGATCACGTTTCCCTTATAAATGAGGCGCCATTGTTCCCTATCTCTTCTCTGTGCAAGACAGTAAttgctctctgtctctggcttATATTTGGGTGTCCAGCTGATCCACTCACATGACGTTAATCTATTTAATGGACGTTTGGCAGGAAAGATTCCtgctaaacagatttttttgatCATTCAAATGTATCTGTCAggagccccccccccctccccatcCGCCCCTACCCCCAGCAGACagaaaatcttcttttttttttaacagattttttttttgaaggagTCTCTCAAGACAGCcgtggatcactgtcacagcaaattacacacaaaataaatgttgtCATAAGTGAgaatttattccttttttttctttctttcttgtttttttagctCTTCTGTGACTGTCACACCGAGAGACTCCTTGCCAGTTATTCAGTTCAAAGAGAAAGATTTTTCAGAACGGTGCAGGTGCTAAATGTTGCGGAGGTGAGGTGGGAGTGTGTGAGGaccgcgtgtgtgtgcgcgcgcgagCGAGCGTAGAGAGTTGCGTGCCTACAAGGTGTCAGCGGGGAGGAATATTGAAACAGCACAGCCTGTCATCATCGTCAGTCATCCTCTCACTTCACTCCCAAATGTCTGAGTTTTGTCTTCCTTTGTCCTTCTCCCTCCTCCAGCCTTCGCTTTCTCATTCATGTGAACGGGCGGCACAACACAAACACCAATCTCTGTTTGTTCGCGTCAACTGTAGGTGACCCAACAATCTGGGAGTGTCTGAATCAGTCATCAGACTGTTttgaattaaattttaatgtCTAGCAACCACTTTGCAGCCTCGCCTCCCTCTTCCGCTGGCAGCAGCTCGCTGTAGATtgggcatgtttttttttttgtttttttcccccttttttttcgtGTTGTAATATTGTAATTACTGCAGCAGTTTATGAGGTGATGGATGGGAATACATGCTGCTCTCtttcaactgttttttttttttggcctggaaaaaaaaaggttgtagCGCTCACGTGGTTGCCATTTAAAAGTAGATGGGgatataattaaatattaatgagatgtaaatataatattgttATGGAAATGATGGTGTAAGAGCACATGAGGCTGTAAATCTTAATGCTGCTATTAAATCAGGCGGAACGTATAAACCCTATCAGAATTTAAACCTGGCCTAATCCCATTTGTTTGGAAAcgcttgttttttggggggaggaaagaaaaaaaaagtgtagcgGTTCAAACGTGGTTTTAGTCCAGCGAGCGAGGCCTCTCTGTTTCTCCCCCTTTGGAGCGTGGGTGTTCGGAAAAACACGTCTGTGAGCTCTGCCACTTTCCCTCACTTCAGATACAACTCCCCTGGTCAATTGAGATGAAAAGAGTTTCCTCTTCGTGTCCCCCCCACAGAGACGGTGCCACTGTGAGGACATACAACACACCGAGGACAGTGATCGTCTGAGCGTTGTCTACCTCGCCGCTGAAACACAAGGCCGGGCTTTTCAGAGGGAACCATTCAATGGCTCCCTGTCTGGGAAGCCCTTGTCTTGTGTCTGCTCGCACGTCTCGCTCGCCAGATAAAGCAGCCCATTCTTTAGATAGGTGACCTGATTCTTTATGTAACCTTTCTCAACTTTTGGCTTGTTTCAGGTTTTCTCATGCAGGAAGTGGAGTGTTTCTCTCGGGGAGGGGAGAGCGTCTGTACTGGGCCGGCGTCTGTCTCGTCACAGACCGGCATCCCTTGCAGGGGCTGCTACGCCAGTCGCAGCCCACAGCCAAAATTACAGTACCCTCTCCATGAGTTTAGTTTCAAACACA from the Oreochromis aureus strain Israel breed Guangdong linkage group 5, ZZ_aureus, whole genome shotgun sequence genome contains:
- the fam83d gene encoding protein FAM83D, producing MALSQCLDDSPLRFGPKPRGTDELNLQEVYNERHRLALEELLSGGLDKFLDFLVRERIPNFLSDDEIQQIRSAAVPPRCSSFHGEEQALEQSLSSTLDCSSVTYFPEVSDVEPPLLELGWPAFTAGSYRGVTRAVAHFQPSYGECIYSCKEAARRMIKSAREVIAIVTDSLTDLDIFKDLQEACSQRRVPVYILLDQSCAPAFLKMCKNVNVRLDDLRQMRVRTITGTTYYMRSGARITGEVHERFMLVDGNRVATGSYRFNWTDGKLNSSNLIELSGQITEKFDEEFRILYAQSLPINTHGPPSVRNSGIFEHLKHSVASSPHLRSERPACLTSTPSRKPQTLALQLPCDPASPHKASPESDTSTLNDDWMERQHVQEEILAGSTTPHFSAEQQAEKGTETPSTCHVSTQTKRSVTEAESQTDLQLPQHLSIITQISTGPSQDTSPHLVSSRQPVPTQAAPDTTLKDCFRKLTKERQNHYTTIRSKLEHMVTALSERRELVDVTNVTQGLGARGSQRIHKDCVQEPNPRMPADSAGTGTWPRARCVH